In Mycetocola spongiae, the genomic stretch ATTGCCAGATCCAGCGGATCTCGCACGTTATAGCACTTATGGGCCACATCCGCGGCCAGCGAGGGGTTCAGGCAGTTCTGGTTGAACTGCCAGAAGCCGATGATGATATAGGAGCCGAGGGCGAGGATGGTGGCACCGGTGGCCAGGCCGTCCAGGCCGTCCGTGAGGTTCACCCCGTTGGAGGTTCCCACCACGAGGAAGCTGGTCCAGATCAGGTAGAGAATATAGCCGATGACCGGGCCCGCGAAGATGAGGTTGAAGTTGAGGTCGCGCGTGAACGAGATGGCCGTGGTGGCCGGTGTCACGCCGCTGGAATTGGCGAAGTTCAGCGCCATGATGCCAAAGAGCACGGCCACGATGAGCTGCCCGGCGATCTTGGACCAGCCGCCCAGGCCGAGGCTCTGCTGCTTGCGCACCTTGAGGAAGTCGTCCAGGAATCCAACGATTCCCAGGCCCACCATCATAAACAGCACCAGCATGGCCGAGACCGAGACCGATTCGCCGGTGATCAGTTTGGCCAGGAAATAGCCAAAGAGCGTACCGATGATGATGACGATGCCACCCATGGTGGCGGTTCCCCGCTTGGAGTGGTGAGACTCGGGCCCATCGCTACGGATGAACTGTCCCCACTGCAGCTTATGGAAAAGCTTCACAAAGACCGGAGTCAGTGTGAGGGAGAAGACCATCGATAAAACGACGGCCAAAAGAAGGGCTAGCACGTGAAAAATTCTCCCAGTCGATCACCGAGCAAACGTAGACCCGCGGAGTTGGACGATTTCACGAGAACCGTATCGCCCTCGCGGATCGAGGTAGACAGGTACTCATAGGCGGCATCTGCATCCTCACAATATACCGACTCTCCGTCCCATGAGCCCTCGTTGATGGAGCTGATGTAGAGGCGGCGCGCGTCGGCACCCACCACCACGAGCAGGGAAATGTTCAGCCGCACCAGTTGCAGGGCGATGCGATCGTACTCGTCCCCGGCCAGGTCGCCGAGCTCGGTCATCGCCCCGAGGACCGCCACGGTGCGCTTCTCGCGCGGGGTGATCTGGGCGAGGGTGCGGATGGCCGCGGCCATGGAATCGGGGCTTGCGTTATAGGCGTCGTTGATGATGGTGACGTCCTCGCGCCCACCGAGTACCTCCATGCGCCAGCGCTCGGCGCGTCCCAGGCCCTCGAGGGCCGCGATGGCCCGGCCGATATCCACGCCGAGCGTATCGGCCACGGTGAGGGCGGCCAGCGCGTTATATACGTGGTGTTCGCCGAGAATCCGCAGGTGTACGGGGTATTCGTCGCCATCGGGGCCGTGCAGCGTGAACGTGGTTCCCGTGCGGGTGCTGAGGATCCGCGAGGCGCGGAAAGTGCCCGCACCGTCCACGGCGAAGGTGCGCACGGTCGCGGCGGTTTTCTCCGCCATTCCAATCACGCGATGGTCATCGGCGTTCAGGATGGCCACCCCCGTGGCGGGCAGGTCCGAGACCATCTCGGTCTTGGCCTTCACGGTGGATTCCACGCCGCCAAATTCCCCGGCGTGGGCGAGGCCCACCTTCAGGACCACCCCGATATCCGGGCGGGCGATATTCACGAGTCGGGTGATGTCGCCGATATGGCTGGCACCCATTTCAACGATTAGGTAACGAGTGTCATAATCGGTGCGCAGGATGGTCAGCGGCGCGCCCACATGGTTATTAAACGAGGCGCGCGGGGCCACCGTATTTGCCTCGGCCGACAGGATCGCATCGAGCATGTTTTTGGTTGTGGTTTTGCCGTTGGAGCCGGTGATTCCGATGACCTCCAGCGGGCCGGCCGCGCGCACGCGGGCCACGGCCTCGCGGGCCAGATCGGCGATCGCCAGCACCACATCGGGCACGATGATCTGCGCGATCTTGGCGTCCACCGCGCGCTCCACCAGCGCCAATATAGCGCCGCGTTCAAGTGCGGTACCCACAAAATTATGGCCGTCGGTGGTCTCGCCGGGCTTGGCGATAAAGATATCTCCCGGCCCGATCAGGCGGGAATCGGTGTCCACGGCCCCGGAGACCGTGTCCTCCGCGCCGAGGGTGCCCGGGGCACTCCGGAGGTCACCTCCGGTGATCGTGGCTATCTCGGCGAGGGTTAGTGCAATCATGATGTCTTACTGTCTTTCATGTGCGTCGCGGGCCGCGCGCACTCTGTTTATGTCGTATGTCGGCCTGGCGGGCTCGCCAGTCCGGTCAACGCGGGGCTAAAAGCGCCCCTTCAGGTCCGGGCCGGGGGTGGTGGCCGGGGCAATTCCGTATTTTTTGATGACCTGGGCCACGGCTTCCTTGAACACGGGGGCCGCCGCCGCGGACGACCGGGAGGTGAGGGGCGAGTAGAGGTGAACGGTGATCACATACTCGGGATCATCGGCCGGCACGGCACCGGCCATCGAGGCAACAAAGGTCGTCTGTAGTTTACCGTTCACAAACTGCTCACCGGTTCCCGATTTGGCCGCCACGCGATAGCCGGGCATTCTGAGCTGATCGGCGAGGAAGCCATCGGTCACCACTGTCTCCATCATCTGGATGGTTTCGGTGGCGGCCTTCTCGGAGAGTACCCGCTCCCCCTCGCTCGGCTCGGGCACATCGGTCACGGTGCCATCGGGATAGCTGCATCCCTCCACAAGCTGCAGGGGAAGCATGACGCCCTTATTGGCGATGCCCTGATAGATATGGGCCATCTGCACGGCGGTGGTGGACAGGCCCTGACCAAACATGGTCACATAATCGGTCTGGCCATCCCAGTCCTTTGCGGGACGCATGACACCCGAGGATTCACCGGGGAACTTCAGCCCGCTGGGGCTTCCGATGCCAAATTTTTCGAGATAGTCGTGGCGGGCCTCGGAGGTCATCCGCTCGCCGAGGATGCTCAGTCCGGTATTGGAGGACTGCTGCAATACACCGGTCAGCGTGAGGTTCATCGGGTCGTGCGGGAGAGCATCGCGGATGGTGACCCCGGGCTTGGGGTGATAGCGGTATTCCGCGACCACCTGGTCATTGGGGGTGGCATTGCCGCTGTCGATCAGCATGGCCGCGGTGAGTGGCTTAAAAATGGAGCCGGGCTCAAACGGGGCCTGGAAGGCCTTGGAGCCGCGGAACTCGGCGGGCGTTCCGTCCACGTCGGCGGGGTCCACGCTCGGGGCCTCGGCGAGGGCACGGATCTTGCCCGTTTTCACCTCGGTGACCATCGCGATACCGTATTGAGCCTTGGTCTCCTGCACCTGCGAGGCCACCAGCTGGGCCATTGCCCAGTTCAGGTCGCGATCCAGCGTGAGCTGGAGCGTCCCGCCGGGCTTGGGCTCGCTGAGGATCTCGGTGGTTCCGGGGAGAGCAACGCGGTCCTTGGAGCGCTGCGCGAATTGCAGGCCGCTCTCGCCGCGCAGGCACTGCTCCATGGCCAGCTCCATGCCCGCCTGACCCTCGTTATCGGCCCCGACAAAGCCCACAATATTGCCCGCGATGGCACCGTTGGGATAGCTTCGGCCGAAGGTCCGCGGGATGATGAGCCAGTCGATCTTCAGGGCGCGAATCTTCTCGAAGGTCTCGAAGTCCACCCCCTTATTGAGGACCGCATAGGAGGAATTGGGGTCCTTCGCGAGGGCGTCATCCACGATGGTCTGCAGGGACTCGGGGGAAACCCCGAGCACCCCCGCGACCTCCTGCATGGCCTGGGCCACGGGAACCTTTACCCATTTGCCCTCGTCGTTTTTGCGCTTAAACTCCGTGACGTCCTTGGGGGAGGTCAGGATCTCAAACGTATCGATCGAGGAGGCGAGGACCGTTCCATTGGTATCCACGATGTCCCCGCGCGGGGCGAAGAGCGTGGTGGTGGAGCTCATTTTTTCCAGCGCGTCGGCCTTAAGGCTCTCGGCACGCACCACCTGAATATCGATCAGGCGGATCACAAACAGGACAACTACCAGGAGGATAACCACCATGGCGGCCATGATCCGCCGCCGTGTCGAGACTGCTTCTGAGGTCACTATTCTCTCCCCTTACTGCGAAGAACTCTCGGGTGGTGCACTGCTATTGCGGGAAGGTTCCCTATCGTGTGGTGGGAGACGGAAGTCCCCCGTCCAACGATACGGGCCCGGTTGCAATCGCAACCTCCGCCGCGCCCGGATTGACCACACTCGCGTCGGGCTTGGTGGCGAGCGGCTCCCCGGCGATTGCGGAGTTCGGAATCAGCGAGGACGGACCCTGCTTGACCGCTCCACCCGGCGCGGGCACTCCCGTGACCTCACCCGTGCTCAGGGTGAGATAGGCGGGGGTACCGCCGAGGGTCATCCCGATGGCCTCGGCATTGGCCGCGATGTACTGGGGCGAGGAAATCGATGCGAGGTCATTGGATAGCGCCTGTCGCTGCCAGCCAAATTCGCGGTGCTGGGTCTGCAGCGCATCCAGCTGATACGCGCCGTGGCTCAGGCCCACGCTGAGGATCAGCTGCACCACAACGATTGCGCCGAGGGCGCCGAGCGAGATGAGTGCGTAGACCAGCTTGGGCTTGCGCCGCATTCCAGCGCCGGCACCCGGCAGGACCGCCCGCAGGCGGCGCTCGGCCGGGGTCTCCGGGGCCTCGGGAAGAGCGGACCAGCCGATTCCGGTGGCCGCAAGATCGTTTCGTGCCAGGTTGTCACTCATTTATTCCGCCCGCCCGCAGTCGTTCCGCCGCGCGCAGCCTTACGGGCTTGGCGCGGGGATTCTCTTCTATTTCGGTTTCCGTGGCCAGCTCGGCGCCGCGCACGAGGAGTTTAAACTTCGCCGCGTGCTCCGGCAGCTCCATCGGGAGCCCGGCCGGTGCCGTGGAGGTGGTGGCCTTCGCCAGGTTGCGCTTCACGATGCGATCCTCGAGGGACTGATAGGACAGCACCACGATGCGTCCCCCCACGTTGAGCGCGTTCAGCGCGGCCGGGATGGCCGTTTCCAGAACGCTGAGCTCGGTGTTGACCTCGATGCGCAGCGCCTGGAATACGCGCTTGGCCGGGTGGCCCTGGCGCGAGATCGCGGCCGGGGTGGCGTCCTGCAGGATCTGCACAAGCTGCCCCGAACGGGTAATGGGCTCCACCTGGCGGGCCGCAATGATGGCCCGGGCGTAGCGTCCGGCGAGCTTCTCCTCGCCGAAGTCCTCAAAGATTCGCCGCATATTGCCCTCGTTATACGTGGCAAGAATGGTTTCGGCGGTGAGTTCGCTGGTATCGTCCATGCGCATATCCAGCGGCGCGTCCTGCGAATAGGAGAAGCCGCGCTCGGCGCGGTCCAGTTGCAGCGAGGACACCCCGAGGTCAAAGAGCACCGCGTCGATCCGGGCTACCCCGGCGCTTTCCAGCGCGGCGGGAATGCCGTCATAAACGGTGTGTACGAGGTGTGCGCGATCGGCGACCCCCGCCTGCTCCAGGCGCTGCCCGGCGATGGCGAGGGCATCGCGGTCGCGGTCCAGCCCGATCAGGCGCAGTTCCGGGAACCGGGTAAGCATGGCCACCGAGTGGCCGCCCATTCCCAGCGTGCCGTCGAGAACCACGGCACCGGGACGCGAGAGCGCGGGCTCCAGCAGGCCGATGCAGCGCTCCAACATGACGGGGGTGTGAATGTTGTCAAATTCCATAATCTTCTCCGTACTGCCCCTGGATCCTGATCCCCATCCGTTCCCGCCAGCCACCGGGGAAGTGTGGCTGGAGAATCAAACGGCGTGGGGGGTCGGGGTTCAGGGACTAAAACAGTCCCGGAATCACCTCCTCCGCGGTATCGGCGAAGGCGACCTCCTGCTCGGCCAGGTAGGCCTCCCAGGCGTCGGTATCCCAAATTTCGGCGCGGCTTCCCGCGCCGATGACCGTGAGCTCCCGGCTGAGCCCCGCGTAATTGCGCAGGGGGGCCGGGATGCTGATCCGATTTTGTTTATCGGGGGTTTCGGCGCTGGCGCCGGATAAAAATACCCGGAGGTAGTCCCGGGCCTGCTTGCTCGTGACCGGGGCCTGCCGAATCTTTTCGTGCATCGACTCAAACTCGCGGTTGCTGAACACATAGATGCAGCGTTCCTGCCCGCGGGTCATGACGACTCCCCCGGCGAGTTCCTCGCGGAACTTCGCCGGCAGGATGAGGCGGCCCTTTTCATCGAGTTTGGGAGCATACGTGCCAAGAAACATGACCACCCCGCCCTTCCCCGAATCGGACCCCAACACCAATTACCCCCACTTTACTCCACGATCTACCACTTTCCTAGGATTTGCGACAGTTTTGACGTCAATTTGCGCCGCGTGCCCTTTATTTATAAGGAAGTTGTTAGTGGAGGGAAATGGAGGCATTTTCACCCCGGTGGAGAAAATGGGCAAAAAAAATATCCCGTTTGGCCGCAAAACCGCGGGCAAACGGGGGTCATCCGCCCCTCCTTTCGCGGAGGGGAGGCGCTCGGGGAGGGAAGTGGAGTGCCGCAATTTTATTCACCTGGGAGTTCCCACATACCCGGATGGAACCCTCCCCCCTCGGCGCGTCGCCGGGGCATAAAAAAACCCCGCCTCG encodes the following:
- a CDS encoding UDP-N-acetylmuramoyl-tripeptide--D-alanyl-D-alanine ligase, whose product is MIALTLAEIATITGGDLRSAPGTLGAEDTVSGAVDTDSRLIGPGDIFIAKPGETTDGHNFVGTALERGAILALVERAVDAKIAQIIVPDVVLAIADLAREAVARVRAAGPLEVIGITGSNGKTTTKNMLDAILSAEANTVAPRASFNNHVGAPLTILRTDYDTRYLIVEMGASHIGDITRLVNIARPDIGVVLKVGLAHAGEFGGVESTVKAKTEMVSDLPATGVAILNADDHRVIGMAEKTAATVRTFAVDGAGTFRASRILSTRTGTTFTLHGPDGDEYPVHLRILGEHHVYNALAALTVADTLGVDIGRAIAALEGLGRAERWRMEVLGGREDVTIINDAYNASPDSMAAAIRTLAQITPREKRTVAVLGAMTELGDLAGDEYDRIALQLVRLNISLLVVVGADARRLYISSINEGSWDGESVYCEDADAAYEYLSTSIREGDTVLVKSSNSAGLRLLGDRLGEFFTC
- a CDS encoding peptidoglycan D,D-transpeptidase FtsI family protein yields the protein MTSEAVSTRRRIMAAMVVILLVVVLFVIRLIDIQVVRAESLKADALEKMSSTTTLFAPRGDIVDTNGTVLASSIDTFEILTSPKDVTEFKRKNDEGKWVKVPVAQAMQEVAGVLGVSPESLQTIVDDALAKDPNSSYAVLNKGVDFETFEKIRALKIDWLIIPRTFGRSYPNGAIAGNIVGFVGADNEGQAGMELAMEQCLRGESGLQFAQRSKDRVALPGTTEILSEPKPGGTLQLTLDRDLNWAMAQLVASQVQETKAQYGIAMVTEVKTGKIRALAEAPSVDPADVDGTPAEFRGSKAFQAPFEPGSIFKPLTAAMLIDSGNATPNDQVVAEYRYHPKPGVTIRDALPHDPMNLTLTGVLQQSSNTGLSILGERMTSEARHDYLEKFGIGSPSGLKFPGESSGVMRPAKDWDGQTDYVTMFGQGLSTTAVQMAHIYQGIANKGVMLPLQLVEGCSYPDGTVTDVPEPSEGERVLSEKAATETIQMMETVVTDGFLADQLRMPGYRVAAKSGTGEQFVNGKLQTTFVASMAGAVPADDPEYVITVHLYSPLTSRSSAAAAPVFKEAVAQVIKKYGIAPATTPGPDLKGRF
- the mraZ gene encoding division/cell wall cluster transcriptional repressor MraZ — translated: MFLGTYAPKLDEKGRLILPAKFREELAGGVVMTRGQERCIYVFSNREFESMHEKIRQAPVTSKQARDYLRVFLSGASAETPDKQNRISIPAPLRNYAGLSRELTVIGAGSRAEIWDTDAWEAYLAEQEVAFADTAEEVIPGLF
- the mraY gene encoding phospho-N-acetylmuramoyl-pentapeptide-transferase, producing the protein MLALLLAVVLSMVFSLTLTPVFVKLFHKLQWGQFIRSDGPESHHSKRGTATMGGIVIIIGTLFGYFLAKLITGESVSVSAMLVLFMMVGLGIVGFLDDFLKVRKQQSLGLGGWSKIAGQLIVAVLFGIMALNFANSSGVTPATTAISFTRDLNFNLIFAGPVIGYILYLIWTSFLVVGTSNGVNLTDGLDGLATGATILALGSYIIIGFWQFNQNCLNPSLAADVAHKCYNVRDPLDLAIVAAAISGALIGFLWWNTSPADIFLGDTGSLALGGAVVSLAILTHTELLLVLIGGLYVIEAGSVIIQRAYFKITHGKRIFRMSPIHHHFELKGWAEVTVVVRFWIIAGLLCAAGVGVFYLEWFYR
- the rsmH gene encoding 16S rRNA (cytosine(1402)-N(4))-methyltransferase RsmH, which translates into the protein MEFDNIHTPVMLERCIGLLEPALSRPGAVVLDGTLGMGGHSVAMLTRFPELRLIGLDRDRDALAIAGQRLEQAGVADRAHLVHTVYDGIPAALESAGVARIDAVLFDLGVSSLQLDRAERGFSYSQDAPLDMRMDDTSELTAETILATYNEGNMRRIFEDFGEEKLAGRYARAIIAARQVEPITRSGQLVQILQDATPAAISRQGHPAKRVFQALRIEVNTELSVLETAIPAALNALNVGGRIVVLSYQSLEDRIVKRNLAKATTSTAPAGLPMELPEHAAKFKLLVRGAELATETEIEENPRAKPVRLRAAERLRAGGINE